The sequence below is a genomic window from Acanthochromis polyacanthus isolate Apoly-LR-REF ecotype Palm Island chromosome 14, KAUST_Apoly_ChrSc, whole genome shotgun sequence.
GCAGAACAGTCTGATTTCATTAATAAGATGTGAGCCTAATAGTGAAGGTATAAAGGGGCCTGTAATTACGGTGAATGTCCCAGCTCGGATGCTTCACTGGCTGGGAGTGTGGATCAGTGTAATGGTTGGGGATGAGAAGCGGCTTTTTTTCTGCGTGCAGCCCGCTCCAGAAAACTTGTGAGGAAGATGCATAGCGCTGCAGAGCAACTGGATGTTCTAATTTCAGCCATGTATTTCGAAACAGCTCGGGCTGGAGCGTTTCAGAAGGGCGTCTGCTGCTTGTAAAAAGGGGGAGGGGGCAGTTGAGGAGGACAAGTAGGCCCTACACGCATCCCCCCAAATTTATTCACCCCGGTTAATTTTGGTTATCCTGGCATCCTTATGCATGCCTTTTGGTTTTTGCATCTGGAATCTGGCCTTTCTTTGGCCCTGGAATTAAAAATCAAAGTCAAACTAGGAAATGATATCAAAACAAAGAGTGAGGATGACTTTAAATCTAAATACTGCTTTTAGAAATGTAAAGATTTGCTGGAAAGACTAATGCAAGAGCCTGAATCCATCGCTGCACACTTGTGTTTTCCTAATATCTGTGACCACTGGCCTGATAATTTCCCTCTTTTTCACTTTCTAGGGTAAAGCAGACATGGACAGCTATTTGTGCCCTCACCCACAGGAAGTGAATCCCAAAATGCTGTGCAGAGACGCCTCTCTAACGCTGGAGCCTCCCTTCACCGAGGACTTCACCTCCCCATACAGCGTCAACATGAGCCTGCTCCTCCCTGACGTCACGTACCTGCACCCCGGCCTCTGTAGGAGCGTGAGGCAGATCAAAACGGAACCGACACACCCCCTGATGCACCCCACCTGCCAGGGCAACGGGGCACCACCAGCTCTCCCAGAGTACCCCGGTGTTTTCAGTGCTGCCGACAGCGCTGGCGGTAACTTTTACATCAAACAAGAAGTGCCAGATTTCCAGGACGTTCCCCTGTTTCAGCTCCTGAACTCTGATTTGGAGCAGTTCGTTCACGGATCGCAGGTGAACTCCATCCCCGTAGCCCCGCTGAGTCTTCCCATTGGGAACGTCCACGCGCAGAATCCTGCTAAGCCCACAAGTGGCCTGCAGAATGAATGCTTCCCATTTAACCGACATCTAGGCCATCAGCTGAGATCCACCTATTTGCCGCCTTCTCCGCCAAACTCTGAGCCTTCGAGTCCCGACAGGGGCAAAGAGCTCCTTCACAAactctcccctcctccctcctacGAAGCCAGCATCGCCTCTAAGTTTCACACCCATAATTCCATTGATCTTGGACAAACTTCCAGCGTAGCTCCAATCCAAAACCAAGACCAAAACTCCACTGCTGGATTCGTCCAATGTCCAGGCACTGGGCCAGTCCAGCAGTCCAGAACACCAGTTCAGACCACACCAGGTATCGGCCCGCTGTCCCCGGTGTTGGCCCAGTCGGCTCCTGTTAAGTACAATCGAAGGAATAATCCAGACCTGGAGAGACGGCGGATCCACCACTGTGATGTCCCAGGTAAGACTTCAGTCTAGTTTCCACAACAGTGAAGTTGAGTTTAGATGTTGGTTACATTAAAACTAGACATAACATTCATGTAACTAAtgatctctttctctttttctagGGTGCAAGAAGGTATACACAAAGTCTTCTCATCTAAAAGCACATCTACGGACCCACACAGGTAAAAAATGTTTGGAGTTGCACTTCTTATTTTGGGGTAAAAGCTGCGATGTTGCCAGGCAGAAAAATGTTCTCGGCATGCAGATGCATTCAGCCTGCTGACAGTCCTGGCCCACATCTCGCTGCTGTCAAATCACATAAACCCTGAAGCTCTCGTAAAGGGGGGCAGGGAGGAGGACGGGACGCGCTGTGATTTATGGCTCACAGTTGAGGCGTTGTATCAGTTTTTCCAGTATCAGAACTTCAGAATTAGTCATATGATTTGTGATGGGAAGAAGGGGTTGTGTGCTCTTTGTGTTATTGTTATTTACTGAGGAAAAATGATCATAAAAGTCTGCCTGCCGTGGCTTTATTTTGGATTCTCTTTCTGCTGAAGGTGAGAAACCGTACCAGTGCTCTTGGGAGGGATGTGAGTGGCGCTTCGCTCGATCCGATGAGCTGACGCGCCATTTCAGGAAACACACCGGCGTAAAGCCTTTCCAGTGCGGAGTGTGCAGCCGCTGCTTCTCCCGCTCTGACCACCTGGCCCTCCACATGAAGAGACACCAgagctagaaaaaaaaaaacacatcaagtcagtctttttctttatttttccactAAACATGGACTGACACGTACACAtcagcaaataaacaaaatttaaaaactgtGGATTATTCCACTCTCTCCCAAGTGGAGATATCTGTAGCAGTGCTGGCCCACAAGtaattgtttcttttattgtgaaaagatTAAATATTATTGTTGCCTTATTTTATTTCCTCACAAATGCCTCAACACGGGGTGGAGGATATTTGCAAAGGTGTCAGTCAAAAACCAATAGCCAAATGTAATAACGAAAGAATATTTGATCTTTttaggcttttattttcattacaaaCATCAAATATCaattttatatttcagtttttcactgTACAGATCATATCAACACTGTCTCACACACTCATATATTTAATACAGCAAACTGCTAAGTGCAGATATTGTATGTAGGTATGCTATTAACTGGAAGGAAGAGTGTGTCGTTTTAGCCAGCAGGTCAAAGGACTGATAGTGTAAGTGTGTATTCTAGGAAGTAACAGCAGTAAGTTAAAGTGAACAAGTGGTGGGTTTCTTTAAAGATGCAGCAGCTGGATAAATACTGGAGTGAGCCATGTGGTGAGCCGGATTTATGAGTTAGATAACCTTACTCAAATTAACATCTATATTTACTCATTTCACTGGAATAAATGGAAGACAATGGGTTTGACATGTTAATGGTATTTATGTGGACTGCattcttcttattattttttttacatctatGCTCCAGCATCGTAGCAAAGATATGTCAACAACAAAGAGCGTTAACGGTCTTTCAGGACTTCTGTTAACACTGTACAATTTAATTTCGGAACTGGAAGGTTGAACTTGTTGTTATAACTTCAGCCACACAGCAATATTCACAGCAAACATAATTTGCAGCTTTGTGAacttattttctttcctttttattgtcatcatgGTCAAATCAAGACGTTGTTTTGGctgcaaattaatatttttattattatatttaagaCGTTTTTTTAGACTGAGCACCTGCCGGTCTGAACTACTCTCCACATGTGCCTTTAACTGCTTTTCtggatgaatgaaaaacaaagctgcCCCCGTTGGGACAATGTTCTCTTATCAGGTACTCTGTTGGCTCTCTCTCCTTATTTCCACGATATAGCCGTCTCTATTACATGACCAAATTTCTTTATAATTTCAATATGGTTGAGCAAAATTATTTCTTTCTGTAATTTAGGATGTATATATTTTGTATCGGCTGTTTAAGGATGCAAtgatttatctttatttttctttttaaattgagATTTTAGTCCAAGAAAGATGGCGTTACAGGATGCTGTTACAGTCTAAACTGTTATCCAGCCAAGAGAGCGGCTCAGTGGATTATAAGCCAATGAGTTACTGCAATACTGCTAAAATATGAGTATTACAATATTTTGTGTCAAAGCTTAACATAAACATGTAGCCGAAAATTGATGTCCAATGGAGCCATGTGACCCTCACAGTGCAAATAAAAGTTTTTGTGTTGAACAGGTCTGATTTTTTAACATGTAATGAAATACATTGTGTTTGTTTCCATGTAAACTGCTCTGAAATATGTTAACACACAGGTTAAGTTCATTTTCTGCAGTAgtcttttactttttaaaggCATCTTTAGCACGGAAAGGGTCACGCACCTTTAATGCATCggattatctgtatttttagactgtagttttttgttttccGGTGAATGTAGGTGGTATTGAAGTGGATTGGAAGTATTAGTGATGATGTGGAAAATAGATTTTGTAGCGATATTTGCCCAAGGAATGGTGCATTTTGcaagaaagcagcagagaaaggCAAAGATTCCCTGTTTCCTTGCTCAGTAACATCATTGGTGTTTTATAGAGATTTACAGTTACTGTTTACACACTGAAAATGCGGTGAAAAGATCCATTCAGAAACGTGGTTTTAAATGGCTGCTGACAGACAACCACTGGGAAACAGGAACAGGCCGAAGCCgcagttttacattaaaaaaaaaaacgtcggCAGAAAGTTCTGCTCCTCCTACGCACCTCCCACCGTTCTAAATCACCTTTTCTGCTTAAGTCATTCGGGTTTATCTGGAATTTAGTAATTAGTTAGGAGCACACCCTTAAATAAATCCGCTCGTATTCACATTTGTGCGTactcaaaacaaagcaaaacgtCCCTTTTATTGTTCTTGAAATGTATCATCGGCGTGAGTCATGGCAAAGGTGTTGACAAAAGGTGCCAAGAGATGCTGTAGAAACCACAGAAGGAGTCTGAGCTTGTCCTGAGTGCAGGGGAAGTTACCTGTGGGTATCACGcttatttattcttcttttctctctctctctctgtactTTACTTACTGTACAGTGCAGCCTACACAGCATAGGCTCCCGTGAGTGATAAATCATGCAGGTGATACACTACACACTAAAATGCTTAGTGGAGTGGGAATTGATTGTAATCATCTGAATCCTTTTGCTGGCTGACAGAAACATTCATCCAGATCCAGTTATAATAGAGCACCGTGCAGGAAGTGCAGGGCGTTTTCTTTTAAGCGTAACCTGTTCTCAGAAACTGTATTCACTTCAAGCTGTGTTACAACATACCAGGTCTTAAAATACTCTCTGTTGTTTTTAGACGACAACAAAGCGGTTTGAAATTACACAGAGGAGCACGGTTTACTTGGATGTTTGAATTACGTCCGATACTCGGCTACCAAAGGCCGTGTGTCGAAGTGAACGGATCACCTGGCAAATCAGGTTTTTGGTGTCGATCACATGCGCTTTTTGTCTGCATACTACTGTACTGGACATCAGCTATGATTTAAAATGGCTTCACTAATACCAAGATTAGGTTTCTGAATGCCACTGAATGCGAGTACGGCGCTCACATGTCTAAGTGACATCGAAACCACATACCATCCATCTCAGTCATAGATAGCAACTCGCTCCATCGCAGTCTGTTACATACAAAATGCAACTTTATTAACCTTCATGCCTCCATTCATATTAATATACATGTATATGTTTGAacttattttaatttcacagctCCATCCATatgaaaaatacagagaaaaaggcaaaacacTGACTGGATACTTAAACAACTcttggaaagaaaagaaaaaaaaagtgtaacagaaagaaagaaaagaaaaaaaaaagaaaaggacacCTGTTTCCTTGAAGTTTTGAAAAATATCAGGATTAaaaattttcttttacagatgTGGAATTCCATGAGCAGAATCTCCCTTTTGAAGCAAATGCTGAgcaatatcacatttttttttcttcttttacggTAAGAATGAAAAGATCTGAATATATTTACACTACACTCACTTTacataaatacagaaacaacGATTACTGTACGTAATATCAGCAAACTTGAAACATAGGCATTGGCTTCACTActtaaaaatcttcaaaaccaGGAAATCAAAAGCAGATGTTACacagaaagtaaaatatatatCCAACTGATAGAAAGTGTAAGATCAGTAATCACTAACAAAGGCGTCGCTCTACCGCCGCTGGAATCCCGGCCACAGGATTGTTTTCCTGCGAGTACGATTCCTCATTATCTTCCATGGAATCACTATGTTGAATTGATGTGCTGAAGCCGAAACATCAAGAGGCCTTTTGTAACTCGGTTTTGTTCCCCTTGGAGGAGGTGACTTATTGCAAGCAAAGTAATAATGTGTGCTATAAACAGCCTGTCAGAGTGTTATGGGAGGATGCTGCATTTGACACAATGGTATAAGGCTCAGTGCGAAAACAAAGTTCAACATTAGAGGTCCGACTTGCATAACGTTGtctgtgcttttgtgtttgttttttttttgtcctccaaAATTCTGGGTTTCTCGGTTGAAATTTATTAGTCGGAGCAACGCGTGTTGAAATCGAAACTCTGCACAGAGCAGTTGATATTACAAGTGTGTGATATGAGGCACTATTCATTATTATTGCATAACTTTGACCCTGGTTACCGTAACAAAATTATGCTTTAAAACGAGGAAAGAGATGCTGAAGGGAAGTACAATACACCCTGTCCTGTGGAGACACCATCTTCAAGtctaattaattttttttttttttccaaaaaactgGTGCATTAAGGCATGCAACATCACATACTGAATACAAGAGTACATGTGTTGTTGATATGTGCTTGATCCGTAGAATTTCTTGTCCGGTTATAGCAAAATAGCAACACAGGGAATCGAGTACCTTTAATACGGTCGATGTATATAAATAATTTGTTGGTTATAGCAAACACTGGTTCAGCCTTGggaataaaaatgatttgatCATGAACTTGTTTAAACCAcaaaccccccccaaaaaaacaaaaaaaaaaaaaaaaaaaaaacaaagcaacctGTTATAGAACATCACATATGATAATTTACATGATGGATACCATTAGCCCCATTTCACTGTATATCAAATTAGATAAATTACAGTCTCTGAAAAAAGACTTTACATGTATAAATGTATTTCCTGCATCTACTGATCAAAAGCCCTATTTTTCCAATGTATATACAGGATGTAGAACTTTGTAATAAGTTTTTATCTTCACTATCACATATATTACAACATTTCAAAAGATCCTTTGTACAGAAGAAAAAGAGTTTATATGCAATGACGAAGTGCCCCTCAATCATAAAAATGTTCTAATACATTATATGGATGATAAAATATGATGATGATTATTCGCTTATAAATTGacatctgaaataaaattatactaataaacaaacaaggTGCTGatatgcttctttttttgtttttgttgccaaGAATGATAATACAACCGGGCATAATGACATGTGCACaagaaaatatacataaataatgATAACATACATTACCATTCATTAATTACATCCGAAGGTTGTGTGTGGAAAATTACTTCCTGGATTTGGCTATTTGAGTGAAAGTGAGAATCCAAATATTTTTGTGTGCATTAGTGTGGGAGTGTATGGATTTCAAGGTAGGATAATCACAAAGGTTACCATTTctttttactggcttgtgtccaaTAAATGCATTTGGCAGCACTATCAAATAGCACGAGGTTGGCCTGATGCTCCGGGTTTATGTCAGAAGCTTTTACACGGCATAAAGAGCGCTGGAAATACTTGCAAAGACGTCTCTTATTAGgactataaaaatatatttctaattGAATCTCCTGATTAAGGTAAAGTGATGCTCACCGAGAGACATTTCTGCCAGCAACTGCATCTAAAACGTCCTCTCGCTGTAAATACAGAATATATTattatgtgtgtatgcatgtgtgcaaTTCCTGCATTagttttttcagcattttgttgaACCAAATCTCAGGCAAATCAAATCATAATCTTAACAACACTCTGGTATGAGGTGAAGACATTTCAAGTGACTTTCTGTGTtcgagacaaacaaaaaaatggagcaAATCACCAGCTGAGACGCGCCAGATTGGAGCTACAAGCCCAGTCAGTAACAGAGGGAGTCGTGATACAGAACGAGGAGTCGGCCGAGCCGGAAACTTCTCCTCGGGAATTGACATCAGCAAACAGAACAAAGAGGAGGGTGACGTTTCCGCCTCGTCACTTTGTTCAGAACGTATTGCTCTTCTGTATTGTACACCGGGTACCACACTGTTATCCCTGTAACACTTCGGTCGGTATCGATGTCAGCTTATGGTCAAGTGCTGCTGTGCCGTGCAAAACCACAACacaaattccatttttttttcttttaaactgagGGGAAAAGAAAGAGTcgaatgtattaaaaaaaaataaaaacagattggACAGAATGAAAGCATGAGTCTGTAAGGTGCCtctattttttcttcacataCTGGAAATTCTCCTCTGATTGTTTCAAAGTTCACTGTACATGAggggtttgtatttttttaaacagaagcaATAAgcaggcattttttttaaaaaggcgagagaaaaaaaaagcaagagtcaataaaacaaaacatttccatACTGAAAGTATATTTATCCTTTAAGATTGCACTTGACTGATTGCTAATCACAGCTCAAAATCCACCAAAGATTTGTATTTAAGAAAATGCTTTCAAGAGGCTCAACATAAAGAATAGCACTGATGAGATTCGGGGGAGTCTGTCCAGCCGAGGGAGCGGATCCTTAATGGTATTTGCTGGTGCGATGATATGCAGTTTCCATTGTTCGAAATAAAGCAAAGAACGATGTGCTGATGAGGTTGATCCATTCAGGTCGTGGTTATGTGAGTAAATGTTGCTTGCTGGCTGTGATAAAAGGTGAAAGTCCAGCCCTCTTTTAGCTTCCATAAGGGGTTCCTCAGATCTAACAGCAGACTCCAGAGTggggggagaaaaagaaaacatctgtgAATAAATGGCGCCCTCTGCTGGTCGCAAATCAGACTCACAGGGAGGCAAACAATACTGCCTGTTCAGTCCATCTACGCCTCTCCTGTGATCCAGTCCGGGCCTGATTCCTTCCTGCAGGGACATCCATTCCTTACAACGAGGTCTTTCACATTATGAACGCTGAAAAAAGCAGCCGTTTGAACAATAATGAAAAGGAagataccaaaaaaaaagagagaacgTTGCAATTGCAttatatatagattttttttgtccaaataaaGAGTGCGAGTTTATCtttaaaaatcaaagtgaaacatttAAGAACAGTGCTGTAAAAGACAGTTCCCTATTAGACTCCAAATAATGACGATAAAAGATCCTGCCGTCCGTTCCTTCCAACCCAAAGAGGATCCAGAAGTGACCCTGTTTTGTGCTCCGCAAGCTCTGTGCACCTTCGTCCGTCTATCCGTCTTCACTGTCTCCACGTTTTCCCATcgatgagagtgtgtgtgtgtgcatctatctatgtatgtgtgtgtgtgtgtgcatgtgtgtgagtatgTGCGATCCAGGccagctgaaaaaaaattcacagggAGATCCCGCTCCCCCGGCTgcctgtatatgtgtgtgcatgtgtgtgtgcatgtccttTCCATTGACCTCTCCTCTCTTCGCCACCCCGTGTCCGATTCACACCAGCATGTGTCTCCGTCGGTGCAGGGCCAAGTGGTCGGATCTGGAGAAGCTGCGGTCACAGTCTGCACACTTGAAGGGCTTCACCCCCGTGTGTTTCCTGTAATGCCTCGTCAGCTCGTCGGAGCGGGCGAACTTCCAGGTGCAGCCGTCCCAGGTGCATTTGTATGGCTTTTCCCCTGCAGAGGAGGACAGGAAACAGGGTTGCACAGGGTCACGCGTTCATCTCACTCCATACCTGACACACGTGGGTTTCAATTAAACGCACTTGAAATgtaacaaatacacacatatttTCATCTCTGCTTATGTTCTGCTTATGAACACAGGTTAGTAGAGATCTACCAattagttttcctttttttttttttgtcaatgccAATTATTGGTAACCAAGAGAGCCCGTTAGCTGATATATGTAACCATTTAACAGCATGAGATATCAGAGAGCCTGTCATTCATagctacagccatggccataagtttggacacaagtaccatgacgcatgtgaatcttagaaaataccacaaaatactgaagtgtttgggtgataatacacaactcctgagaactatattaagtttcatatttaaaaaaacatcaaaagagtttggtgtgattttgttattcttaccaaattcggttgtgaaagtactgcattttttttgttattttcttctatattatgttttgggaacaaagttgttccaattgttggaatttattgataatattatatcccttgtt
It includes:
- the klf5b gene encoding Krueppel-like factor 5: MAAAVRNNVWVAPGQDAQFLHKTAAAPLTADGLRGEDHGQVLCNTRDAVPGTSTFHDYNLGKADMDSYLCPHPQEVNPKMLCRDASLTLEPPFTEDFTSPYSVNMSLLLPDVTYLHPGLCRSVRQIKTEPTHPLMHPTCQGNGAPPALPEYPGVFSAADSAGGNFYIKQEVPDFQDVPLFQLLNSDLEQFVHGSQVNSIPVAPLSLPIGNVHAQNPAKPTSGLQNECFPFNRHLGHQLRSTYLPPSPPNSEPSSPDRGKELLHKLSPPPSYEASIASKFHTHNSIDLGQTSSVAPIQNQDQNSTAGFVQCPGTGPVQQSRTPVQTTPGIGPLSPVLAQSAPVKYNRRNNPDLERRRIHHCDVPGCKKVYTKSSHLKAHLRTHTGEKPYQCSWEGCEWRFARSDELTRHFRKHTGVKPFQCGVCSRCFSRSDHLALHMKRHQS